In Fibrobacter sp. UWB15, the following proteins share a genomic window:
- a CDS encoding thiazole synthase — protein MDDKLVIGGHEFNSRFILGSGKYSLKLIEAAVRDAGAEIVTLAVRRANTKDHENILDYIPKGVTLLPNTSGARNAQEAVRIARLSRELGCGDFVKIEIMRDTKYLLPDNYETIKATETLAKEGFVVMPYMYPDLNVARDLANAGAAAVMPLAAPIGSNKGLSTREFIQILIDEIDLPIIVDAGIGKPSEACAAMEMGAAAIMANTALATAGDLPLMAQSFKQAIEAGRKAYLAGLGRVLTRGASASDPLTGFLRD, from the coding sequence ATGGACGACAAACTCGTTATTGGTGGTCACGAATTCAATTCCCGCTTTATTCTAGGTTCCGGAAAGTATTCCCTCAAGCTGATTGAGGCTGCTGTGCGCGATGCTGGCGCAGAGATTGTCACTCTCGCCGTGCGCCGTGCAAACACTAAAGATCACGAAAATATTCTGGATTACATTCCGAAGGGCGTAACGTTGTTGCCGAATACGTCCGGCGCACGCAACGCCCAAGAGGCGGTGCGCATTGCGCGACTTTCCCGCGAACTCGGCTGCGGTGATTTCGTCAAGATCGAAATCATGCGCGACACGAAGTACCTTTTGCCCGACAACTACGAAACCATCAAGGCGACAGAAACCTTGGCGAAAGAAGGTTTCGTCGTGATGCCGTATATGTACCCGGATTTGAACGTGGCGCGCGACCTCGCGAACGCGGGTGCCGCAGCCGTGATGCCGCTTGCCGCTCCGATTGGGTCTAACAAGGGACTTTCGACTCGCGAATTCATCCAGATTCTCATCGATGAAATAGACCTCCCGATTATCGTAGATGCAGGTATCGGTAAGCCCTCTGAAGCATGCGCTGCCATGGAAATGGGCGCTGCCGCGATTATGGCGAATACCGCACTTGCAACCGCCGGCGATTTGCCGCTCATGGCGCAGAGCTTTAAACAGGCAATTGAAGCGGGCCGCAAGGCGTACCTCGCTGGCCTTGGCCGCGTGCTGACCCGCGGCGCTTCTGCCTCTGATCCGCTTACCGGATTTCTCCGCGACTAA
- the thiF gene encoding thiamine biosynthesis protein ThiF, whose product MQADFSQMRDSREPTREEMLTALEKRQGAEAVRKLQAATVAVCGLGGLGSNIAISLARAGVGKLILIDFDCVDVTNLHRQQYKACQVGMPKPDALLANLNEIAPYTEYETHFEKVTAENAVPLLAKADVVCEAFDNAEAKAMLVNTVLENMPEKFLVAGSGMAGFDSGNSITTRKVTKRFYVCGDGKSDVNDGIGLVAPRVMLCAAHQALAVIRLILGLE is encoded by the coding sequence ATGCAAGCCGATTTTTCGCAGATGCGCGATTCCCGCGAGCCTACTCGCGAAGAAATGCTTACTGCGCTTGAAAAGCGGCAGGGTGCAGAGGCTGTGCGAAAGTTGCAGGCGGCAACGGTTGCTGTTTGCGGTTTGGGCGGCCTCGGTTCGAATATCGCGATTTCTTTGGCTCGTGCCGGTGTCGGTAAACTCATTCTGATTGATTTCGATTGCGTTGATGTGACGAATTTGCATCGCCAGCAGTATAAGGCGTGCCAGGTAGGCATGCCGAAGCCTGATGCCTTGCTTGCGAATTTGAATGAGATTGCGCCGTATACGGAATATGAGACGCATTTCGAAAAGGTGACTGCCGAAAATGCGGTCCCGCTCCTGGCCAAGGCCGACGTGGTTTGCGAGGCGTTTGACAATGCCGAAGCGAAGGCGATGCTTGTGAACACGGTGCTCGAAAACATGCCCGAAAAGTTCTTGGTCGCGGGTTCCGGCATGGCGGGCTTCGATAGCGGTAATTCGATTACGACCCGCAAGGTGACAAAGCGCTTTTATGTTTGCGGTGACGGCAAAAGTGACGTGAATGACGGAATCGGCCTGGTTGCCCCGCGTGTAATGCTTTGCGCCGCCCACCAGGCTTTGGCTGTTATCCGCTTGATTCTTGGGTTAGAGTAG
- the thiS gene encoding sulfur carrier protein ThiS — protein MLTINGQSVDAAGKTVAEYLAEAGYNTVRIAVERNEEIVPKAKYAETVLADGDVVEVVNFVGGG, from the coding sequence ATGCTTACGATTAATGGACAGAGTGTCGATGCGGCGGGCAAGACCGTTGCCGAATACCTTGCGGAAGCGGGGTACAATACCGTGCGCATCGCTGTGGAACGGAACGAGGAAATTGTTCCGAAGGCAAAGTATGCCGAGACGGTGCTTGCCGACGGCGATGTCGTCGAGGTCGTGAATTTTGTAGGCGGCGGGTGA